A stretch of the Sphingomonas sp. CL5.1 genome encodes the following:
- a CDS encoding sigma-54 dependent transcriptional regulator: MTRNGQRLLMLIDDEPGQRRLVAALAARGGWRTLFADDAEMAIATLGTQDGMRLDAIVLDHHGEDDATAMLLGELRARRPALPVLVTAANGSVAHAVNAMRAGATDFLVRPIAPERLLAALEAAVAGTEAGELRPLTEKIPAMLGFDEIVGSAPDFRAALAIAAKAARARVAVLIEGEGGVGKEVVAEAIHAASPRGRKPMITLNCGGIPANLVESELFGHEPGAFTGAFDRKIGKLVDADGGTIFLDDIGQMPADAQVKLLHLLQSGEVQPIGARHAREVDVRVIAATDRNLGEEVEQGRFREDLYYRLNAVQVTIPPLRDRTGDIPALARHLLARIARQPGLRQLGITDDALALLVEYDWPGNVRQLQNALFRAAVLCEGDALTRGDFPQIAALAARRDTAPSTQRMATSGGVTLFRADGHLRALEEIEADVIRLAIGHYRGRMTEVARRLGIGRSTLYRKLVELGIDNAA; encoded by the coding sequence ATGACGCGTAACGGGCAACGGCTACTGATGTTGATCGACGACGAACCGGGCCAGCGCCGGCTGGTGGCGGCGCTCGCGGCGCGTGGTGGCTGGCGCACCCTGTTCGCCGACGACGCGGAAATGGCAATCGCCACGCTCGGCACGCAGGACGGGATGCGGCTCGATGCGATCGTACTCGATCATCACGGCGAGGACGACGCCACGGCCATGCTGCTCGGCGAGTTGCGCGCGCGCCGCCCGGCGCTGCCGGTGCTGGTGACGGCGGCCAACGGCTCCGTCGCGCACGCAGTGAACGCGATGCGCGCGGGGGCGACCGATTTCCTGGTCCGGCCGATCGCGCCCGAACGGCTGCTCGCCGCGCTCGAGGCCGCCGTCGCCGGCACCGAGGCGGGCGAGTTGCGCCCGCTGACCGAGAAGATCCCGGCGATGCTGGGCTTCGACGAGATCGTCGGTTCCGCCCCCGATTTCCGCGCCGCGCTGGCGATCGCGGCCAAGGCGGCGCGCGCGCGCGTCGCGGTGTTGATCGAGGGCGAGGGCGGCGTCGGCAAGGAAGTGGTGGCGGAGGCTATCCACGCCGCTTCGCCGCGCGGCCGCAAGCCGATGATCACGCTGAATTGCGGCGGGATTCCCGCCAACCTCGTCGAAAGCGAACTGTTCGGGCACGAGCCGGGCGCGTTCACCGGCGCGTTCGATCGCAAGATCGGCAAGCTGGTCGATGCCGACGGCGGCACGATCTTCCTCGACGATATCGGCCAGATGCCGGCGGACGCGCAGGTGAAGCTGCTACACCTGCTGCAATCGGGCGAGGTGCAGCCGATCGGCGCGCGCCATGCCCGCGAGGTGGACGTGCGCGTGATCGCCGCGACCGACAGGAACCTGGGCGAGGAAGTGGAACAGGGCCGCTTCCGCGAGGACCTTTACTACCGGCTCAACGCCGTGCAGGTGACGATCCCGCCGTTGCGCGACCGCACCGGCGACATCCCCGCGCTGGCCCGCCACCTGCTCGCCCGCATCGCCCGCCAGCCGGGGCTGCGGCAGCTCGGCATCACCGACGACGCGCTCGCGCTGCTGGTCGAATATGACTGGCCGGGCAATGTCCGCCAGCTCCAGAACGCGCTGTTCCGCGCCGCCGTATTGTGCGAGGGCGACGCGCTGACGCGCGGCGACTTCCCGCAGATCGCCGCGCTCGCCGCCCGCCGCGACACCGCGCCGAGCACGCAGCGGATGGCGACCTCGGGCGGCGTCACCCTGTTCCGCGCCGACGGCCACCTGCGCGCGCTGGAGGAGATCGAGGCGGACGTGATCCGCCTCGCCATCGGCCATTATCGCGGGCGCATGACCGAAGTCGCCCGGCGGCTCGGCATCGGCCGCTCGACGCTCTATCGCAAGCTGGTCGAGCTGGGGATCGACAACGCCGCCTGA
- a CDS encoding HAD family hydrolase, with amino-acid sequence MPVDLICLDADDTLWHNMRFFAAAEEALVAMLAPFAEAGIARETMAAVELRNLALYGYGAKSFTLSMIEAALELGGDALPLSAVRGILAAGRTLLAHPVELFDGIEDTLAELETRGRLVLVTKGDLLHQEMKLAASGLGSRFSAIEIVSDKTPETFRRLFARHGARPDRCVMAGDSMRSDVLPALAAGAWAAFIPQPGGWTHEAAAPPEDRARFAVLERLADLPRWIDRIG; translated from the coding sequence ATGCCTGTCGACCTGATCTGCCTCGATGCCGACGATACCCTGTGGCACAATATGCGCTTCTTCGCCGCCGCCGAGGAGGCGCTGGTGGCGATGCTCGCGCCCTTCGCCGAGGCGGGGATCGCGCGCGAGACGATGGCGGCGGTCGAGCTGCGCAACCTCGCGCTCTATGGCTATGGCGCCAAGAGCTTCACGCTGTCGATGATCGAGGCGGCGCTGGAACTGGGCGGTGACGCGCTGCCGCTGTCGGCGGTGCGCGGGATACTGGCGGCGGGACGGACCCTGCTCGCCCACCCGGTCGAGCTGTTCGACGGGATCGAGGACACGCTGGCGGAGCTGGAGACGCGCGGGCGGCTGGTGCTGGTGACGAAGGGCGACCTGCTGCATCAGGAGATGAAGCTTGCCGCCTCCGGGCTGGGCAGCCGCTTCTCCGCGATCGAGATCGTCAGCGACAAGACACCGGAAACCTTTCGCCGCCTGTTCGCCCGGCATGGCGCGCGGCCCGACCGATGCGTGATGGCGGGCGATTCGATGCGCTCCGACGTGCTGCCCGCGCTCGCCGCCGGCGCCTGGGCGGCGTTCATCCCGCAGCCCGGCGGCTGGACGCACGAGGCAGCCGCCCCGCCCGAGGATCGCGCGCGGTTCGCGGTGCTGGAGCGCCTGGCGGACCTGCCGCGCTGGATCGACCGGATCGGTTGA